One part of the Arabidopsis thaliana chromosome 1 sequence genome encodes these proteins:
- the NUA gene encoding nuclear pore anchor (nuclear pore anchor (NUA); CONTAINS InterPro DOMAIN/s: Tetratricopeptide, MLP1/MLP2-like (InterPro:IPR012929).) — protein MPLFMPDEELARLSSDAASVVAERADEYIRKIYAELDSVRAKADAASITAEQTCSLLEQKYLSLSQDFSSLESQNAKLQSDFDDRLAELAQSQAQKHQLHLQSIEKDGEVERMSTEMSELHKSKRQLMELLEQKDAEISEKNSTIKSYLDKIVKLTDTSSEKEARLAEATAELARSQAMCSRLSQEKELTERHAKWLDEELTAKVDSYAELRRRHSDLESEMSAKLVDVEKNYIECSSSLNWHKERLRELETKIGSLQEDLSSCKDAATTTEEQYTAELFTANKLVDLYKESSEEWSRKAGELEGVIKALEARLSQVESSYKERLDKEVSTKQLLEKENGDLKQKLEKCEAEIEKTRKTDELNLIPFSNFTRRVDNSGTSNMIEESQAVISKVPAGVSGTALAASLLRDGWSLAKIYEKYQEAVDAMRHEQLGRKEAEMILQRVLSELEEKAGFIQEERGEYERVVEAYCLVNQKLQDSVSEQSNMEKFIMELKADLRRRERENTLLQKDISDLQKQVTILLKECRDVQLRCGAARDDDEDDYPLLSDVEMEMESEADKIISEHLLKFKDINGLVEQNVKLRNLVRSLSEQIESRETELKETFEVDLKNKTDEASAKVATVLKRAEEQGQMIESLHTSVAMYKRLYEEEQKLHSSDSRSSDLSPAVVPGRKNFLHLLEDSEEATKRAQEKAFERIRILEEDFAKARSEVIAIRSERDKLAMEANFAREKLEGIMKESERKREEMNSVLARNIEFSQLIIDHQRKLRESSESLHAAEEISRKLSMEVSVLKQEKELLSNAEKRASDEVSALSQRVYRLQATLDTVQSTEEVREETRAAERRKQEEHIKQLQREWAEAKKELQEERSNARDFTSDRNQTLNNAVMQVEEMGKELANALKAVSVAESRASVAEARLSDLEKKIRSSDPKTLDMDSGGIVSLSDKEAALVIILDVVHKIQAGFRIGSAMSIELRTAKEEIEKLRGEVESSKSHMLQYKSIAQVNETALKQMESAHENFRLEAEKRQRSLEAELVSLRERVSELENDCIQKSEQLATAAAGKEDALLSASAEIASLREENLVKKSQIEAMNIQMSTLKNDLETEHEKWRVAQRNYERQVILLSETIQELTKTSQALAALQEEASELRKLADARGIENSELNAKWSEEKLMLEQQKNLAEKKYHELNEQNKLLHSRLEAKHLNSAEKNSRSGTISSGSTDSDHLEDSGLQRVVHYLRRTKEIAETEISLMRQEKLRLQSQLESALKMAESARGSLTAERASTRASLLTDDGIKSLQLQVSEMNLLRESNMQLREENKHNFEKCQEMREVAQKARMESENFENLLKTKQTELDLCMKEMEKLRMETDLHKKRVDELRETYRNIDIADYNRLKDEVRQLEEKLKAKDAHAEDCKKVLLEKQNKISLLEKELTNCKKDLSEREKRLDDAQQAQATMQSEFNKQKQELEKNKKIHYTLNMTKRKYEKEKDELSKQNQSLAKQLEEAKEEAGKRTTTDAVVEQSVKEREEKEKRIQILDKYVHQLKDEVRKKTEDLKKKDEELTKERSERKSVEKEVGDSLTKIKKEKTKVDEELAKLERYQTALTHLSEELEKLKHADGNLPEGTSAVQVLSGSILNDQAAAYVSAVEYFERVARSIASNSQVSTKPTDMVTEPSSGIPAAEPSTMTRVPSSTPLIKSPVATTQQLPKVASDNKEKRLISQKPSTEFRRPSGRRIVRPQLVKPEESPKVDVDMPEAEGTGDEGKQPAAHEPESQVTTSVRPVQTLVRKRQADSLVSEPQQDSLTQGETSSEIAPPASKKAKGSESHPDTSEGENLAKEPAIDELMDATTTTDGDNEETEAENAEEKTEEYVEAQQDNEADEPVEESPTETETIPTEEESRDQTEEENQEPLTDMESDKEEGELDLDTLEDLEEGTDVASMMRSPEKEEVQPETLATPTQSPSRMETAMEEAETTIETPVEDDKTDEGGDAAEEAADIPNNANDQQEAPETDIKPETSAATTSPVSTAPTTSSTLASAITSSGAPETEDPKRAPSPGGGSSTIVTLADRAQMKRRERIANIVVSRAPNPATRGARGRTVNLRGGGRLLPRGGRAPRGGRGQSPSPP, from the exons ATGCCCTTGTTTATGCCTGACGAAGAGCTGGCGCGGCTATCTAGCGACGCCGCGTCGGTGGTTGCGGAGAGAGCCGACGAGTACATACGAAAGATATACGCCGAGCTGGATAGTGTTCGAGCCAAGGCTGACGCTGCTTCCATCACGGCGGAGCAGACGTGTTCGCTTCTCGAGCAGAAGTACCTCTCGCTGTCTCAGGATTTCTCTTCCCTTGAATCTCAGAACGCGAAGCTTCAGTCTGATTTCGATGATCGTTTAGCTGAGCTTGCACAGTCTCAAGCGCAGAAGCACCAGCTTCATTTGCAATCG ATTGAGAAGGATGGAGAGGTAGAGAGGATGTCGACGGAGATGTCAGAGCTTCATAAGTCTAAGAGGCAACTGATGGAGTTATTGGAGCAGAAAGATGCCGAGATTAGCGAGAAGAATTCCACTATCAAGAGCTACTTAGATAAAATT GTTAAGCTGACGGATACTAGTTCGGAGAAGGAAGCCCGACTAGCTGAAGCCACCGCAGAATTGGCCCGTTCTCAAGCTATGTGTAGTCGGTTATCTCAG GAGAAAGAACTCACTGAAAGGCATGCCAAATGGCTAGATGAGGAGTTGACAGCCAAAGTCGACAGTTACGCTGAACTCCGTAGAAGGCATTCTGATCTTGAATCTGAAATGTCAGCAAAGCTTGTAGAT GTtgagaaaaattatattgagTGCTCTAGTTCGTTAAATTGGCATAAGGAAAGATTGAGGGAGCTCGAAACGAAAATCGGTTCATTACAAGAG GACCTCAGCTCTTGCAAAGATGCAGCAACGACCACTGAAGAGCAATACACTGCTGAACTTTTCACT GCGAACAAGCTTGTTGATCTGTACAAGGAAAGTTCCGAGGAATGGTCTAGAAAGGCTGGTGAACTTGAGGGTGTTATTAAGGCCTTAGAG GCACGCTTGAGCCAAGTCGAGAGTAGTTACAAGGAGAGACTTGATAAAGAAGTGTCTACAAAACAGCTGTTAGAGAAG GAGAACGGAGaccttaaacaaaaacttgagAAGTGTGAAGCAGAAATTGAGAAAACTAGGAAAACAGATGAGCTAAATCTGATACCTTTCAGCAATTTCACAAG ACGGGTTGACAATTCTGGGACCAGCAACATGATAGAGGAAAGCCAAGCAGTTATTTCTAAGGTTCCTGCTGGTGTGTCAGGAACTGCACTAGCAGCTTCACTCTTACGTGATGGATGGAGT CTGGCCAAAATTTATGAGAAGTATCAGGAGGCTGTTGATGCCATGAGGCATGAGCAATTAGGTAGAAAGGAAGCTGAGATGATACTTCAACGG GTGTTATCCGAATTAGAAGAGAAAGCCGGATTTatccaagaagaaagag GGGAGTATGAGAGGGTGGTTGAAGCTTATTGTCTAGTTAATCAAAAACTCCAGGATTCTGTATCTGAACAATCAAATATGGAGAAGTTCATTATGGAGCTAAAG GCTGACTTGAGGAGACGGGAACGTGAAAACACACTATTGCAGAAAGATATATCTGACCTACAGAAACAG GTTACGATACTACTGAAGGAATGTCGTGACGTCCAACTTCGATGTGGAGCTGCcagggatgatgatgaagatgattatCCTCTGCTCTCTGATGTGGAGATGGAAATGGAATCTGAAGCTGATAAAATCATTTCTGAGCATCTt CTAAAGTTCAAAGATATAAATGGACTAGTTGAGCAGAATGTTAAGCTGAGAAACCTTGTTCGTAGTCTTTCAGAGCAGATTGAAAGTAGGGAAACAGAGCTGAAG GAAACGTTTGAGGTAGACCTGAAGAATAAGACTGATGAAGCTTCTGCCAAGGTAGCTACCGTGCTAAAAAGAGCTGAAGAGCAGGGACAAATGATTGAATCCCTGCACACATCT GTTGCAATGTATAAGCGGTTATATGAAGAGGAACAGAAACTTCATTCATCTGATTCTCGTTCTTCAGATTTGTCTCCAG CTGTAGTGCCAGGAAGGAAGAACTTCTTACATCTGCTTGAGGATTCAGAG GAAGCTACTAAAAGAGCCCaagaaaaagcttttgaaCGCATCCGGATTCTCGAAGAAGATTTTGCGAAGGCTAG GAGTGAAGTAATTGCAATAAGGTCTGAACGGGATAAGTTGGCGATGGAGGCAAATTTTGCTAGGGAAAAATTAGAGGGCATCATGAAAGAATCTGAACGCAAG agagaagaaatgaataGCGTTTTGGCAAGAAACATAGAGTTCTCACAGCTAATCATTGACCACCAGAGGAAATTGCGCGAGAGCTCCGAGTCTCTGCACGCAGCGGAAGAGATCTCCAGAAAATTATCTATGGAG GTCTCAGttctaaaacaagaaaaagagctGTTATCAAATGCTGAAAAAAGAGCGTCTGATGAAGTCTCTGCTCTATCTCAAAGAGTTTACCGTCTTCAG GCTACCTTGGATACTGTACAAAGTACAGAGGAAGTTCGTGAG GAAACAAGAGCTGCCGAGAGAAGGAAACAAGAGGAGCATATTAAGCAACTTCAG AGAGAATGGGCTGAAGCCAAAAAAGAATTGCAAGAAGAAAGGAGCAATGCACGGGATTTTACTTCGGACCGGAATCAAACTTTGAACAATGCTGTAATGCAGGTAGAAGAAATGGGAAAAGAATTGGCTAATGCCTTGAAGGCTGTCTCAGTGGCAGAGTCCAGGGCTTCTGTCGCTGAG GCTAGACTTTctgatttggagaagaagatacgaTCTTCAGATCCTAAG aCTCTTGATATGGATAGTGGTGGAATTGTCTCTCTTTCGGATAAGGAG GCTGCTCTTGTTATTATTCTGGATGTTGTACATAAGATTCAGGCAGGATTTAGGATAGGATCTGCA ATGTCCATCGAACTGCGTACCGCAAaggaagaaattgaaaaattgaGGGGAGAAGTAGAATCTAGTAAAAGCCACATGCTCCAG TACAAGAGTATAGCTCAGGTGAATGAAACTGCATTAAAGCAGATGGAGTCTGCTCATGAGAACTTCAGACTTGAG GCTGAAAAGAGACAACGATCATTGGAAGCAGAACTTGTTTCTCTTAGGGAGAGGGTGTCAGAACTTGAAAACGACTGTATTCAGAAATCCGAGCAACTAGCCACTGCTGCTGCAGGAAAAGAAGATGCTCTTCTATCAGCATCGGCTGAAATTGCAAGtctgagagaagaaaacttagTTAAAAA GTCCCAAATTGAAGCAATGAATATCCAAATGTCCACTTTGAAGAATGACCTGGAGACTGAACATGAGAAATGGCGTGTTGCTCAGAGAAATTATGAAAGACAG GTTATTCTGCTGTCTGAAACTATTCAGGAGCTTACGAAAACATCACAAGCCTTAGCAGCCCTTCAAGAGGAGGCATCTGAACTACGTAAATTGGCTGATGCACGGGGAATTGAAAAT TCTGAGCTTAATGCCAAGTGGAGTGAAGAGAAATTGATGCTAGAGCAGCAAAAGAATCTGGCTGAGAAAAAGTATCATGAACTTAATGAACAG AACAAATTACTCCATAGCAGACTTGAAGCTAAGCATCTTAACTCGGCTGAGAAGAACAGCCGTTCTGGCACAATATCATCTGGAAGCACTGACTCGGATCACCTTGAAGATTCGGGTTTGCAAAGAGTAGTTCATTATCTACGCAGAACCAAGGAAATA GCTGAAACAGAGATCTCACTAATGAGACAGGAGAAACTTCGGTTGCAGTCGCAA CTTGAGAGTGCATTGAAGATGGCAGAATCTGCCCGGGGTTCACTTACTGCTGAGCGCGCCAGTACGAGAGCCTCATTATTGACCGACGATGGAATCAAATCTCTTCAGCTTCAG GTTAGTGAGATGAACTTGCTCCGTGAAAGCAACATGCAACTCAGGGAGgaaaacaaacacaatttTGAGAAGTGTCAG GAAATGCGTGAGGTAGCTCAAAAGGCTAGGATGGAATCTGAAAATTTCGAAAATCTATTAAAGACAAAGCAAACAGAGTTGGACTTGTGTATGAAAGAGATGGAAAAGCTAAGGATGGAGACAGATCTTCACAAAAAGAGGGTTGATGAG TTGCGGGAGACATACAGAAACATTGATATTGCTGACTACAACCGCCTCAAAGATGAAGTGCGGCAATTAGAG GAGAAACTGAAAGCAAAAGATGCTCATGCTGAAGATTGTAAGAAAGTTCTGTTAGAGAAGCAGAATAAGATATCTCTTTTGGAGAAGGAGCTAACTAACTGCAAAAAAGATCTGAGTGAGAGGGAGAAGAGGCTAGATGATGCTCAGCAAGCACAG GCTACTATGCAGTCAGAGTTCAATAAGCAGAAACAAGAGttagagaagaacaagaaaattcACTATACTCTGAATATGACCAAG AGAAAATACGAAAAAGAGAAGGATGAATTGAGCAAACAAAACCAGTCACTCGCTAAACAGTTGGAAGAAGCCAAAGAAGAGG CTGGAAAGAGAACAACAACAGATGCTGTGGTGGAGCAGTCCGTTaaggagagagaggaaaaagaaaaaagaattcag ATTTTGGATAAGTATGTTCATCAACTGAAAGACGAGGTAAGGAAAAAAACcgaagatttgaagaaaaaggatGAGGAGTTAACTAAAGAGAGATCAGAACGCAAGTCTGTTGAGAAGGAAGTTGGAGACTCCTtgaccaaaattaaaaag gagaaaacaaaagtggaCGAAGAGCTTGCTAAGCTCGAGAGGTATCAGACAGCATTGACCCATCTCTCTGAAGAACTGGAAAAATTGAAGCACGCGGATGGCAATCTCCCTGAG GGTACTTCAGCTGTCCAGGTTCTATCTGGAAGCATACTGAATGACCAAGCCGCTGCTTACGTGTCAGCTGTAGAGTACTTTGAACGTGTGGCTCGTTCTATTGCCAGCAATTCTCAAGTCAGCACTAAGCCTACTGATATGGTGACTGAACCTTCCTCTGGCATTCCTGCTG CTGAGCCTTCAACCATGACGAGAGTCCCTTCTTCAACACCTTTAATAAAATCTCCGGTGGCAACTACCCAGCAGCTACCCAAAGTAGCGTCagacaacaaagagaagagattgatttCACAGAAACCAAGCACTGAGTTCCGTAGACCAAGTGGTAGGAGGATTGTTCGTCCCCAACTTGTCAAACCTGAGGAATCTCCCAAAGTTGATGTTGATATGCCAGAAGCTGAGGGAACTGGTGATGAAGGAAAACAGCCTGCAGCCCATGAACCAGAGAGCCAAGTGACTACATCTGTACGGCCTGTTCAAACACTTGTCCGTAAACGCCAGGCTGATTCGTTGGTTTCTGAGCCACAACAAGATAGTCTGACTCAAGGGGAAACCAGTTCTGAGATTGCACCTCCTGCATCGAAGAAGGCAAAAGGATCTGAGTCTCATCCTGATACTTCCGAAGGTGAAAACCTTGCAAAAGAGCCAGCCATAGACGAATTGATGGATGCTACAACTACAACTGATGGTGAcaatgaagaaacagaagccGAGAATGCAgaggagaaaacagaggaatatGTGGAAGCACAACAAGACAATGAAGCTGATGAACCAGTGGAAGAAAGTCCAACTGAGACAGAAACCATTCCTACCGAAGAAGAGTCTAGGGATCAGaccgaagaagaaaaccaagaGCCTCTTACAGATATGGAATCCGATAAGGAAGAAGGAGAGCTCGATCTAGATACACTTGAAGATCTGGAAGAGGGTACAGATGTAGCAAGCATGATGAGGAGcccagagaaagaagaagtgcAACCTGAGACGCTAGCTACACCCACACAGTCACCTTCTAGGATGGAGACAGCAATGGAGGAAGCTGAAACAACCATTGAGACGCCGGTTGAAGATGATAAGACCGACGAAGGAGGTGATGCAGCTGAAGAAGCCGCTGATATACCTAACAATGCTAATGATCAACAAGAAGCACCAGAAACTGACATCAAGCCAGAGACCTCAGCAGCTACAACCTCCCCTGTTTCTACCGCTCCAACAACTTCCTCTACTCTAGCTTCTGCTATTACTTCAAGCGGAGCTCCAGAAACAGAAGATCCAAAAAGAGCACCGTCACCAGGTGGTGGAAGTTCAACTATTGTGACACTAGCTGATAGAGCACAGATGAAAAGACGAGAAAGAATAGCCAATATAGTAGTAAGTCGAGCTCCTAATCCAGCCACCAGAGGAGCTCGTGGTCGAACTGTAAACCTTCGAGGAGGAGGCCGATTGTTGCCTCGTGGTGGTCGAGCCCCACGTGGTGGACGTGGACAATCCCCGAGCCCACCATGA